The bacterium DNA window GTAAAGATGAAACAACGCAAGTAGCTAAGAATCTTAATTTAAAGGTAATTACTCACCCACATAATGTTGGCTATGGTGGAAATCAAAAGACTTGTTATATGGAGGCATTAAGAGAAAAAGCAGATATAGTCATTATGCTCCACCCAGATGGTCAGTATGACCCCACTATTCTACCTCAACTTATAGAACCAATCAAACAAAACAAGGCAGATATGGTTTTAGGCTCCAGAATGTTAATTAAAGGCAAAGCATTAGAAGGCAAAATGCCTCTCTATAAATTTATCTCAAATAAATTTCTTACCGCTATTGAAAATTTTGTATTTCAGACAAAATTCTCTGAATGTCACACTGGTTATAGAGCCTATAGCCGAAAATTTCTTGAAACCATTCCTTTTTTACGCAACTCAAATGATTTTGTCTTTGATACCGAGATAATTGCTCAAGCCGTCCATTTTAAATTTAAGATTGCAGAAATTCCAGTAACAACTAAATATTTTAAAGATGCCTCTTCGGTCAATTTAAAAGTAAGTATCATTTACGGGATAAAAACCTTGATGACGCTGATTAAATACATTCTTCATCATTTAAGACTGACTAAATGTCGGTTATTTATACCATAGACAGAAGACCTTATCTTTACCTGCATCTTTTAATGGTGGTTATGCTTGTTCATTAATTCTTTTAACCTTTGATAAGATTCATGTCCCTGGAATAAAAGAAGGGAATTGTTATGAAGAAGTGGGTCTGCGTCCGAATCAAGTCCTGTTCTACACCATTCCTTAGTTCCCGGTATAGGAGAAAACTCGACTAATTTAATCTTTGCACCAGTGCTGGCAACAAAATTTATACTGTCTATTACCTCTTTTTCAGATTGACCTGGTAATCCAGTCATTACATACACTTCAATATCTTTAGACTGATAGC harbors:
- a CDS encoding glycosyltransferase family 2 protein, with translation MGNTTRAKVVIIMPAYNAAKTLNMTYVEIPEGIADEIILVDDASKDETTQVAKNLNLKVITHPHNVGYGGNQKTCYMEALREKADIVIMLHPDGQYDPTILPQLIEPIKQNKADMVLGSRMLIKGKALEGKMPLYKFISNKFLTAIENFVFQTKFSECHTGYRAYSRKFLETIPFLRNSNDFVFDTEIIAQAVHFKFKIAEIPVTTKYFKDASSVNLKVSIIYGIKTLMTLIKYILHHLRLTKCRLFIP